The nucleotide window GGTCATGAGTTCCCCTTCAGTATCCAGATGAGTCATGTGAGACAGACGATGTCTCAGGGAGGTGGGAGCAGGGACGTGGACAGACAGAAGGCCATGCAGGTGGAGCAGATGCAGGTGTACAAGCAGTGTCAGTTCATCATGAAGCCTCGACCTGCTGAAACACTGCAAGTATCTGCAGGTGAGATCGTTATTCATTCATAACTAAAATAGTAGATTAACTCTGTGTGCTGATGCATTCTGGGATACTGTGTTGTTTCTTCAGAGTGGTCTCAGAAGACATTTAAAAGGAGGCGTTCTCTCATCACCTGGGCCTTCTGGCGAGGCTCCTCCTCTCACCTAAATGAGCTGTCTCTCGCCGGCGCACCCCGCGGCTGCCTGTTCGGACAGCCGCTCAGCTCTGTTTGTGTAGATGACACTCTGCCAAAACCAGTGATGGTGAGTGATGGTGATTAAAATCAGTCATGCCTtgtttctccttttctctcactCAGTATTGTAACGATAAAGAAATACAGAGTTCCGACATTTTAAAGCAACTTAGATATAAGTATTTTTAGAACGTTTCTAATGCCACACAGAATGACATTTAACCAAAAAAGCCGCAGCCAACACCCAACCGGCCCGTTCTCCCTGTCAAACAAGCCGTATGTGTTGTGAGACTCTctccacctctgtctgcaggagaccagagagaaaggcgtttttaaaagtctctgtgtgttcagctctcagtacgtctgtagcttctctctgaatctctgtggtttagagttcagtttctctcctgcgtcctgtttttactttagctatctgctttatttcactgtttcatgttcactatcCGCCATATtggaagttgtgtgaagttgctgcttgaaaactcaacatttcctgattttgctgcttcacaattaaagtttttacataacaaaataacagagaattttattttgaagactcTATaggaattaaaatatgtttattacaGAATTGGCCAAACTTTGttagcagcttttcttcaataaaatCAAGTGTAATAATACGGCAGGGAGGAAAAGTAAAAGCAGAATCAGCCGGTGAGAtgctgatgaagagctgcagacaacaggctgcAACCTGATGAAGACGTTAATGTGAGAGGCATcctgtaaattattttttaaaaaaaatagatgccACCATTTATTTTGAGATGCAATGGCAGAAAAAACAATGCATAAAATTCTTACTCCCCATGTGttatcatttttaaaactttttaaagattgatttaagacattttaattctAATTTAGACCTTATGTTTAGATTATATAGTTAAGTGGCTATTAAGACCATCTAAGGATCTGCAGGAACCCTCAAACAGCTGGAAATAATCTCCCTTACGTTCTCTCTTCTCCCTATCAAGGACATGATGGCCTTCTTGTACCACGAGGGTTCTTGGACACGGGGGATCTTCCGGCGGCCAGCGGGGGCTCGGGCAGTCAGGGAACTGCGGGAGTCTATCGACAGCGGAGAGTTTCAACTTCCTCTGACAAGAGACCATGTCTTTGTCATTGCCGGAGTATTTAAGGTGAGACAGTGTGAGATTGTGAATTTGAATTGGATAGATGGGTTTAAAGAAAAATCCCCATCTTTTTTGCTCATAAACACAATTTAATGAAACTAAGTGGCTATAAAACCCAAACCAGCATCATGGTGACACAGTTTCTGAGTGTATTTGTTTACACGCATCGCTGTTAGTTACTTTAATGACCCACATCTGTAAGCACAACATTAATCCGCTTCCATCCACCTGAGCCTCTGTGTGACACGCCATGCAGCTTCGTTAACAGGACAAGCTGTTCACAACAGAGGTGCCGAGATTGGCTTGTTAATGTAATCTGGATTATAATCTGTTATTATCTGGAGGGATAACAGAGAGCCTCTGTGCACGAGTGCTTTAATGTGTCctatgtttacatgacaacacacgAGATTTCTTATTTATATTCACTAATATATGTTGCAGCTGTGATACTGTCGATCAATTTTTGAGTTCAGTTAATGGGAGTACACATCTCTTCATCATATCGAGTAATCAAAATATCTTAAGTACAGGAACAAAGTGAAGGAATaaacattgatttgtttttttttgttttgtttttttattctgaatgatcattttcatatgttttatgatttactgatgtgtgtgtgttttcaggattTCTTGCGCAGCATCCCAGGCAGCTTGCTGTGTTGTGAACTGCACGAAGAATGGATGGACGtgctggaggaagaggaggaggaggaagagcaagTGCAGGACATAAAGAGGTAGCATGCATGTTGGAACACATGCTTTTTCAGATGCTCAGagatttggctgttcttcatgtCTAATTAttctcttcctgtttcctggttctgtctctctgcaggaTGATTCGTCGTCTGCCCAAAGAAAATGCCCTGCTGCTACGCCACCTGTTGGCCATGCTACACGGTATCGTGGGAAACGCCCACGAGAACCAGATGACGAGCTTCAATTTATCAGTGTGCATTGCTCCCAGCATGCTTTGGCCTCCTGGAGTGCCCTGTAGCCCGGAAGTGGAGGGAGAAGGAACTAAGAAGGTAAGGAAGGGGCAGGAAGAATAGTGTAAGACAGGTTCTCTTTATCAGTTACATGATCGAtggctgtgtctcaattcaggggcaTTTGAAGACCGATTGCGTCACATCAGTGCGACCAAGGCTGTCCCATTTCTGCTACTGCCATTTTGACTTGGACACGCAGGATTGTTGTAATGTTGCAATGCAGTTAAATCAGTCTGTCTGGGCCACGTCACAGTTTAGGAACAAAGACAAGTTTGTTAGTTGTGTCTGCGGGCtataaaaagacacagaaaaacatagtGAGCCAAATGCCACCTTTAGTTTCTTAACTCCTGCGATCCTGGGATCAGGAGAACTTCATTTACTCTGTGGTTTGGAAATAAAAGTGGTTGCAAAAAAAGTTTTACACCACAGCCGTCATTAACTGAACGGCTCAGTTATGTTTGTGTTATAAGTATCATGCACTCTAATGTTGAGCTGCCTAAACTGAATGTTATTTTTGGAACAAGATTGTTGTTTGTTATTTCACCTGCTAACGAGCACTTTGTAACGCCTCTAAAGCACAACAAGCTTTCCTCAATGTAATGTCTCAAATCAGCTTTATAGACGGGTGAAAGCTCTCATTTACAACAGGTTGACTGTGACAGGAAAAAAGCAAACTGCAGTTAAAATGTCCTGTAAAAGCACTCTGTTCCATAAAGTATTTATCATTGTAACGTTAACTGCTCTGAAATGATGCACTTTAAATGTTGGGGGCAGAGACAGGAGTGTCAAAGTGCTTCCACACAGCCTTGGAAATTTTGAACACTGTGAAATGCTGAGCAATTGTCACACTGTTATGATTGAACCTTTAGTTGTTACACTAGTTTAATATCAACCTGTCTCTTCCTCTTGTGTGATGCAGGTGTGTGAGCTGGTCAAGTTTATGATTGAACACTGTCAGCAGATTCTGGGAGAGATTCCCTCCACCCTGTTTGGAGGGCCGCCACAAAGACTCAACACTGACGAGATGGGATCAGGTACAgatgtgtttctgtctttaaCTGGAGAGAGATGATAGATTCATGGTTACTGTCTATTTCACATGCATTTCCTGCatagatttagattttttcagtgtttgtttacaataacttccTGGTAGAAACCCATTGGgtcagagagaaaaacattttgtcatgtttggCATATAACGAGAAAGAATTGCACAAGTCACACAAGATTAGAAActggaaaatgtgatttttatttcattatttctttaaaatgaTATCTTGTAAATGTCACTGAACCCCCACAGAGTACAGAAAGTCTCTATAAAGAGTTTACTGACTGGCATCTGCAGATTCTGAGCTATGAAAGAAAAGTTTTCACAGATAGTTTGTCTCTCACAGTCTTCATACGTGCGTCTCATTTATGTCTTCTGTTTTGTGTCTTCGTCCTTTCTCTGGACCGTCAGACTCCTGGCTGTACTCTCTGACCGACTCGTCCTACGACAGTCTAGAGAACGAGTTGGACAACAGCAGCGGTGGCTCACCGGGcttcagcagcaggaggcacaTTCGACTCAAACCACTGCGAGGCAGCCTGGACTCCATCACAGTCAGTGACTATGACCAGGACACAGACCCAGATAACCCCCAGGCCCAAGCTGACAGCCCACAGGGTCAGAAGTTACACCCACTGGGGAGAAGCAGAGGCAGGAGACAGGACGCAGACCTCTCCTGCTCCACCCAGGACTCACTGACCGTGGACTCCACCCTTGACTCACTGTCCCTGGATGGTCGGCACAGGCAGCGGAGGCGTTCAGAGCCAGCGATAGCGTACATGGCCAAGTTCCGGCCATGCGCCTCAGAGAATACTGATGGTCTCTCTGGtgaggatgaagatgatgaggaaGAGCTTTCCAAGAAGCCCATCTACCACACACTCGCTCATACACACTCTAGAGGTCACACTCGGAGGGGTGGAGGTGAATCCGTGTTTAAGCTCCATGATGTGAGGTCAGCAGCTCAGGAAGTGAGCTCCCCCAGCCTTTCCTCCACCCCCAACTCCCCTGCACCAACCCGCTCCTCCCTGGACTCTCTCGACTCCCTGCACTCCCTCAGCAGCGACCACACCTGCACAATCAAACGGGGGCTCCACCCAACCAAGACACATCTGTCCTCCAGCTCTCCCCCTCTACCTGTCCCTTTATCCGTCCCCACCTTACCATTCACCATAGGCTCTGCTCTGACCCCTGGTGGACAACCAGACCTGGGGACCTGTCCAAAAGACTCCGCACCAAAAGAAGCACCCAACTGGGGAACATTAAAAGGCTGCGGGGGCCTCCACCCAAACTCTTGGCTGAAAAAAGGTCGCAGGCTGTCACTAACCCAACAAGACAACTTGgacaaggaagaggaggacaagaCAGGGGTGAGTAAAATAATCTTTATTCATTATATATGTACCTTGACCTGCTGAAACACTGCATGTATCTGCAGGTGAGACTGTTATTCATTCAAAGCAAAAATAGTAGATACCTCAGCTGCAGAGAGAACCAGGcctttatttcttatttacCATTTTAACTGGTTGTTAAAGCTACAGCTGGTACTTTaaatgtcatatttgctgaactatatccacacagtagtacatgaggAGGATAATCTGTGGAAAGAatcatgttcctcctcctcatagTGCTGCTAATGGCATTGCAGCACGTGACTGAAAACAACCAGAGTCAAGGAGTCCCTAACATAGCTgtcaatttgtttttttgttttttaaataaagttaccAGCTGTAGCTTTATGCAAACTCTGCACGTCCATGTTTCGCAGTCATCATGATAAATTCAGCATAAAGTACATTATCACAGCACTAATTTCATTTCAAGTGCTTTTAAGCTACTGCTAATTAAATGACACGTACTGCACAGATGTTCCACATGCTATTCATAAAAAGCCTTTAATTTGAAACATCTGCAGGAAGTAACAAGTTTAATTGACATTTACTTAAGAGCTCTCATAAATAACAGTTGATTATAAGTGATAACCATTAATTAGATGATTAAAACAGTATTTGTGTTAAAGCAACAAAGGAGTTAGTTACATAACAGCTTTTGTATTAATGGTGAAAGCACTTTATGCTGGATTTAGCATGAATAGTCATGGTGCAGGTACTTCCTCAATAAACTTTCACTCATGTAACATGTAGGGGAGAACATGGTGCTTGTCTTGGTTGGAGTGGTTACTGGTGTCAGATAACCTCCTTGATCTTTCTCTGGCTGTTGACTGGCTCTTGGttgatgacctttgacccctgcaCAGTAAATGTTGTCACGGGTTTTGACCTGGTGTTCACTCAGTCTATCGTCGGGGCTCCCTTCTGTTTCAACCATGTGATAATGATGTCATATACCTCTTCATTCTTCTTTGTTAGGGTGTACCAGCAGATATCTTAAAGGGATAATTTGGACCCCAGCTGaaccatagtcagtgtattaaatACATTAGCTAAGCAATGGGGTGGATGTCAGCAACAAGATGTTTTTAGTGTAGTTTAAGTGTAAACCAtacagagtattttcactgctttactttgctgtcagacagcagttTCAGACAGGAAAATGATGCCCTGATATCATTCTCTTCAAagtcagactccattgagaaaaacagtgattaaacattgctgaacacaagagctgctggtctactgccatcagtttatttatttgtgttattgagtgactttggcatttaacaggttggtttggattcaccaaagtcacacaataacacaaactatcaAACTGATTGATACAGCGTTGGACCAGCAGCCCCACACAacgtgattttgccaagtaggacatGTTCttggatcaacatcccacacTGCGTTCCTGGAACTTCTGACTCTctgacatcagtgtgctgctcctgtgcttctcTCAAAAAtcctttgtgcttcttcagagctaagctacttttccaaattgaagttagtacaactaaaaagtaaaactgaacaaaaacctTGAAAACAACTGCAGGGTCAGAGAGAttgcttgctaactaggttggcTATGCTAGTAAGTAAACTTGCCAATAGACAAGAATattagcgagctagcttgctaataggtaggctatgctaacaagtaaacgGTTCACTAACAAAGAGTAAGGATAAAAGCATTTTCAGTTGCAAATTCCTGCAGTTaacacattttccctcctttttttgtGGATGATTTGTTTACGTCGACATCAACATAGCAGTATTGGTGCTGGATCAACATGGCAATGATGGCCCTGGATCAACACCAGCACTGCAATCTTGCAAAAGGATAGCTTTGGCAATTAAGagggagggaaaatgtgtccttcACAGGTCTTTGCAACTGCAAAAATGACATTATCCTTACTCTTTACGTTAATTAACATTATTTTAGCCTATTGTCATGCTTACTTGTTAACATAgcctacctagttagcaagctaactcgctaaaAAGCTAGTTTAGTTCTGAGGTAGCACAAACAAATTTGAgagaagcacaggagcagcacactgatgatgtcagaggcatgtcctacttggcaaaatcacgtCATGCCAGCAGCTCCTatgttcagtgagctaaaattgctgtttttctcaatgtaATCTgttggctttgatgagagcatagatTGGAAACTACAGCTGTTAACGGCCTTGCTGTCTGACAGCGAGGTAAAGCTGTTAAAATACTCTCAGCATAGCATACACCTAAACTCTTAAGAGTTTCACAACAACAAAGGggactaaaatacattttgctgctgcccacccatccacagcagtatatGCTTAGAATCtgtgttggactccagcctgcttctcctaACTGGGGGTGTgtcaactgacatctactgtatgtaatacaccgACTATGAATGTGAAAACATCCGAATTGTACCTGTAATGTGTTGAATTGTTTGTGGTAGGTGCTGATTACCTGTCACTTAAAAATCTCAGGTAGATGTTCTTACAGTCCAGACACATAAGAGGGGGGGTCACATGGGATACCTCATGTAGTCCCTGTTCTGTCTGTCATTGGTATAAGGTAGGGCAGGATTTTAATCATCCATTCCTGTAGGTCTGACATGCTGCCGTGTCTTAACTGACTACATATTTTGCTCCGTGTAGGAAGGTCCTAATAGTAATCCCGTGTTGTCGGTGGTGGTTACAGTTGAACTTGAGGGTGAGTTTCCTGTGCA belongs to Epinephelus lanceolatus isolate andai-2023 chromosome 24, ASM4190304v1, whole genome shotgun sequence and includes:
- the LOC117250006 gene encoding rho GTPase-activating protein 20-like, whose protein sequence is MDNMSPQQQQDSLSRGGGQQENKRRMKSQSYRRQSAPSMVISKALTRSKTLSRDSVLVSLCPETCSLVQSFLTGSDRSFLLHGHAQLKTGMQTQDRHLFLFNDTLVIAKAKSANHFKQKAQVCVCEMWTASCMDEVCEGSTNPERSFVMGWPTCNCVATFSSAEQKEKWLSLLKSRIKEEKEKEEPKTIPLRVYGKGINTFAVTKTLPVSNSDSTNEVVRLALQQFSIIGNVKDFQLWVISKRDNTPYPLIGHEFPFSIQMSHVRQTMSQGGGSRDVDRQKAMQVEQMQVYKQCQFIMKPRPAETLQVSAEWSQKTFKRRRSLITWAFWRGSSSHLNELSLAGAPRGCLFGQPLSSVCVDDTLPKPVMDMMAFLYHEGSWTRGIFRRPAGARAVRELRESIDSGEFQLPLTRDHVFVIAGVFKDFLRSIPGSLLCCELHEEWMDVLEEEEEEEEQVQDIKRMIRRLPKENALLLRHLLAMLHGIVGNAHENQMTSFNLSVCIAPSMLWPPGVPCSPEVEGEGTKKVCELVKFMIEHCQQILGEIPSTLFGGPPQRLNTDEMGSDSWLYSLTDSSYDSLENELDNSSGGSPGFSSRRHIRLKPLRGSLDSITVSDYDQDTDPDNPQAQADSPQGQKLHPLGRSRGRRQDADLSCSTQDSLTVDSTLDSLSLDGRHRQRRRSEPAIAYMAKFRPCASENTDGLSGEDEDDEEELSKKPIYHTLAHTHSRGHTRRGGGESVFKLHDVRSAAQEVSSPSLSSTPNSPAPTRSSLDSLDSLHSLSSDHTCTIKRGLHPTKTHLSSSSPPLPVPLSVPTLPFTIGSALTPGGQPDLGTCPKDSAPKEAPNWGTLKGCGGLHPNSWLKKGRRLSLTQQDNLDKEEEDKTGGGPADKLLTLGKPGPEKGKAGERGRGKVMSSSQPKPKTSSRASKDAGGGGSRVKGRPGLDTNKPRHLKQDSYSPPSHHRSTGSLNLPKSHSFNSESTLTIRQLNNTNTDGDITNHRCAAEGEVNELKQPSPPSLYKQSGPSLSLFKQHKSHSVEEACKTKTHKRRGSEPGRQVVDRASTLTRARLPSDPGLKVSEAESQGGTSEARFCLSPYAAKAVRDYFSSHPRSSPQSSQQVALALVESRREWLKRCSDPTAEPDFDQLLFAEESYV